One window of Salegentibacter sp. Hel_I_6 genomic DNA carries:
- a CDS encoding metalloprotease — protein MRFYFILLLFFVGIGWSFAQNSISLNAQLNDITHTFSIEQELVYTNTSSDTLNYIFLNDWANAFSAKNTPLAKRFAEEFARRFRFAKDEERGGTYISEITNAEDERFIWERPEEAQDLIKVKLYKPLLPDKSVTLNLDYQVKIPIDKFTRYGVDSENNYKLRYWYITPGVYKNGNWEVFSHKNLGDQYNALHDIEIQLTTPPQYYVGSPLNFKSVSTNNGFKTVKLTGKDQLDTKLYLAKSFIFESIQTENHEILTNVDDDDLQPEIKRILLNRILKYYNERVGEYPHRNIFITRDDYLINPIYGLNQLPGFIRPFPDGFQYDIKQFKTITNYLLKNSIHINPRKEQWVHDAILVSLMIDYVNEHYPNMKLLGNLSNIIGVRWFHAADLEFNDQYQFLYMNMARMNLDQPLSSAQDSLVKFNKNIANSYKAGVGLKYVEDYLGNGTVKDAVKEFYSNHNMRPTSAEDFEQILQKHATKDISWFFNDYVDSNKKIDFTIQNLRKTKDSLSVTIKNKRRTDFPVSLYGLKDGEIVFKKWVENIDKTKTIEIARQGVDRLALNYEQKIPEFNQRDNYKAVTKLFNKPLQFRLLQDIEDPRYSQLFFMPEFNYNLYDGISIGPKLYNKTVLSKTFNFNISPKYGFNSETIVGSASFSNVHQFENKELYSISYGLGGTRYSYGYNLFYEKYTPFLNFSFRNKYLRDNERQNLLIRNINVRRDIDPAEAVEEPNYNVFNINYRYSKPHLVDYYSASFDFQLAEKFSKISMSLEYRKLFRNNRQINLRFFTGTFLYSDNMESDYFSFALDRPTDYLFDYNYYGRSQGSGLFSQQIIVAEGGFKSQLQPEYANQWITTLNGSTNLYKWFFIYGDVGLVKNQHENAQFLYDSGVRLSLVDDYFELFFPVYSNLGWEVAQENYDEKIRFIVSLDLNTLIRLFTRRWY, from the coding sequence TTGAGATTTTATTTTATTTTATTACTTTTTTTCGTGGGAATTGGATGGAGTTTTGCGCAAAACTCTATCTCATTAAACGCTCAATTAAACGATATTACCCACACTTTTTCTATTGAGCAGGAATTAGTTTATACTAACACAAGTAGTGATACACTAAACTATATTTTTCTCAATGATTGGGCGAATGCTTTTAGCGCAAAGAACACTCCACTGGCAAAACGATTTGCCGAAGAATTTGCACGCCGTTTTAGATTTGCAAAAGATGAAGAGCGGGGTGGTACTTATATAAGTGAAATCACTAATGCTGAAGATGAGAGATTTATATGGGAGCGGCCTGAAGAAGCTCAGGATTTAATTAAAGTTAAACTCTACAAACCCTTATTACCAGATAAAAGTGTCACGTTGAACTTAGATTACCAGGTGAAAATTCCTATAGATAAATTTACACGATACGGGGTAGATTCAGAAAACAATTACAAGCTTAGATACTGGTACATTACCCCGGGGGTGTATAAAAACGGAAATTGGGAAGTTTTTAGCCATAAAAACCTGGGAGATCAATACAACGCCCTTCACGATATAGAGATACAACTCACCACTCCCCCACAGTATTATGTAGGCTCTCCACTTAATTTTAAAAGTGTAAGTACAAATAATGGTTTTAAAACTGTAAAGCTTACAGGAAAAGACCAATTAGATACCAAACTTTACCTTGCTAAATCCTTTATTTTTGAATCTATACAGACCGAAAATCACGAAATACTTACCAATGTAGATGATGATGATCTCCAGCCGGAAATTAAAAGAATTCTTCTAAATCGTATTTTAAAGTATTACAACGAAAGAGTTGGTGAATATCCTCATCGCAATATTTTTATAACGCGTGATGATTATTTAATTAATCCTATCTATGGTTTAAATCAATTACCTGGATTTATTCGGCCTTTTCCCGACGGATTTCAGTACGACATCAAACAGTTTAAAACCATTACTAATTATTTGCTGAAAAACTCAATACATATTAATCCCAGAAAGGAACAATGGGTACACGATGCTATTTTGGTTTCTTTAATGATTGATTATGTGAATGAGCATTACCCAAATATGAAATTACTGGGTAATCTAAGCAATATTATTGGTGTACGCTGGTTTCACGCTGCCGATTTAGAGTTTAACGATCAATATCAATTCCTTTACATGAATATGGCTAGGATGAATTTAGATCAGCCGTTAAGTTCAGCTCAGGATTCACTGGTTAAATTCAATAAAAATATAGCCAATTCATATAAAGCAGGTGTAGGACTTAAATATGTTGAAGATTACCTGGGGAATGGTACGGTTAAAGACGCCGTTAAAGAATTTTACAGTAATCATAATATGCGTCCAACTTCAGCAGAAGATTTTGAACAAATTCTACAAAAGCATGCTACCAAAGATATTTCCTGGTTTTTTAATGATTATGTAGATTCCAATAAAAAGATAGATTTCACTATTCAGAATCTCCGTAAAACTAAAGATTCATTAAGTGTAACTATTAAGAATAAAAGAAGAACTGACTTTCCGGTTTCTTTATATGGTCTAAAAGATGGTGAAATTGTCTTCAAAAAATGGGTAGAAAATATTGACAAGACAAAAACTATTGAAATTGCGAGACAGGGAGTAGATAGACTTGCTTTAAATTATGAGCAAAAGATCCCAGAATTCAACCAGCGTGATAATTACAAAGCCGTTACTAAACTCTTCAATAAACCGCTACAATTTAGACTACTTCAGGATATTGAAGATCCTCGATACTCGCAGTTATTTTTTATGCCTGAATTCAATTATAACTTATACGATGGGATTTCTATTGGTCCAAAATTGTATAATAAAACAGTGCTGTCAAAAACTTTCAATTTTAATATTTCTCCAAAATATGGATTTAACAGTGAAACCATAGTTGGTTCGGCTTCATTTAGCAATGTACATCAATTTGAAAACAAAGAGCTTTACTCCATTTCTTACGGATTGGGAGGTACACGCTATTCTTATGGCTACAACCTTTTCTATGAGAAATACACCCCGTTTTTGAATTTTTCTTTCAGAAATAAATATTTAAGAGACAATGAGCGGCAAAATCTTCTAATAAGAAATATAAATGTTAGACGAGATATTGATCCTGCCGAAGCTGTAGAAGAACCCAATTACAATGTATTTAACATTAATTATCGCTACAGTAAACCACATTTGGTAGATTATTATTCGGCTTCGTTCGACTTTCAATTAGCAGAGAAATTCAGTAAGATTTCTATGAGCCTGGAATATCGAAAATTATTTAGAAATAACAGGCAGATCAATCTTAGGTTCTTCACCGGAACGTTTTTATACAGCGATAATATGGAGTCAGATTATTTCAGTTTCGCCTTAGACCGTCCTACAGATTATCTTTTTGATTATAATTACTACGGAAGAAGCCAGGGATCTGGTCTATTCAGTCAGCAAATCATTGTTGCTGAAGGTGGTTTCAAATCTCAACTTCAACCCGAATACGCAAACCAATGGATAACTACTTTAAACGGAAGTACAAATCTCTATAAATGGTTCTTTATTTATGGCGATGTAGGTTTGGTAAAGAATCAGCACGAAAATGCTCAATTTTTATATGATTCTGGGGTTAGGCTGAGTTTAGTAGATGATTATTTTGAGTTATTCTTCCCTGTATATTCAAATTTGGGTTGGGAAGTAGCCCAGGAGAACTATGATGAAAAAATTCGATTTATCGTTTCCCTGGATCTCAATACTTTAATAAGACTTTTCACACGCCGTTGGTATTAA
- a CDS encoding TIGR00730 family Rossman fold protein, with protein sequence MKNNNLKNKAWNEIKTNDSWAIFKIMGEFVNGYEKLSQIGPCVSIFGSARTKPDQKYYKLAEKIAKKIVENGYGVITGGGPGIMEAGNKGAHLGGGTSVGLNIDLPFEQHDNPYIDNDKSLDFDYFFVRKVMFVKYSQGFVVMPGGFGTLDELFEAITLIQTHKIDKFPIILVGRDFWGGLVDWIQKALLDDFQNISAPDMDLVQVVDTEDEVIDILNEFYGEYNLSPNF encoded by the coding sequence ATGAAGAATAACAACCTTAAGAATAAAGCCTGGAATGAGATAAAAACAAACGATTCCTGGGCTATTTTTAAAATTATGGGCGAATTTGTAAATGGCTACGAAAAGCTAAGTCAAATTGGTCCTTGTGTCTCTATATTTGGTTCAGCCCGAACCAAACCCGATCAAAAATATTATAAACTCGCAGAAAAAATAGCGAAAAAAATTGTCGAAAACGGCTATGGAGTTATTACCGGCGGTGGTCCCGGAATTATGGAAGCCGGAAATAAAGGCGCACACCTTGGCGGCGGTACTTCTGTAGGTTTAAATATTGATCTTCCTTTTGAACAACACGACAACCCATATATTGATAATGATAAAAGCCTGGATTTTGATTATTTCTTCGTTAGAAAAGTAATGTTTGTTAAATATTCACAGGGCTTCGTAGTTATGCCTGGTGGTTTTGGAACTTTAGATGAACTTTTTGAAGCAATTACGCTTATTCAGACTCATAAAATAGATAAATTTCCTATTATTCTAGTGGGAAGAGATTTTTGGGGTGGTTTGGTAGATTGGATTCAAAAAGCTCTTTTAGATGACTTTCAGAATATAAGTGCGCCAGATATGGATTTGGTTCAGGTAGTAGATACCGAAGACGAAGTTATCGATATATTAAACGAATTCTATGGAGAATATAACCTTAGTCCTAACTTTTAA
- the uvrA gene encoding excinuclease ABC subunit UvrA, which produces MAKTEDNIEVLGARVHNLKNIDVKIPREKLVVITGLSGSGKSSLAFDTIYAEGQRRYIETFSAYARQFLGGLERPDVDKIEGLSPVIAIEQKTTSKNPRSTVGTITEIYDFLRLLFARAGDAYSYKTGEKMVSYTDSQIKDLILKDFQGQKVSVLAPVIKSRKGHYRELFEQIAKQGFIKARVDGEVRDLVKGMKLDRYKTHDIEIVIDRLKIDDKTDAQKRLDESIKTAMYHGSDTLMILDQETEKVRYFSRNLMCPTTGISYPNPEPNTFSFNSPKGACPSCNGIGTLYQVNLDKIIPDHSKSIKNGALAPHGPQKKNWVFSQLELIAERWDFKLTDPVSKIPEAAMKFILHGGKETFTKESKSLGVNREFKINFEGVATFIETTFNNNDSTSLRRWAKEYMDKVDCPDCQSSRLRKESLYFRINDKNIAELSSMDIEDLAKWFKGLEKKLSEKQNQIAAEVIKEIRTRIGFLVDVGLTYLSLNRGSKSLSGGEAQRIRLATQIGSQLVGVLYILDEPSIGLHQRDNEKLINSLISLRDIGNSVIVVEHDKDMIERADYVIDIGPRAGKYGGEIISEGTPSELRKHDTLTASYLNGKKEIEIPKERRKGNGKNIELKGATGNNLKNVSIKIPLGKMIAVTGVSGSGKSTLINETLYPIMNAHYFNGVKEPKSYKTIKGLDNADKVIDINQTPIGRTPRSNPATYTGVFSEIRSLFAKTPESLIRGYKPGRFSFNVKGGRCETCRGGGLRVIEMNFLPDVYVECETCQGKRFNRETLEIRYKGKSIADVLEMTINEATSFFEPIPKIYRKLKTIKDVGLGYITLGQQSTTLSGGEAQRIKLATELSKRDTGNTFYILDEPTTGLHFEDIRVLMDVLNELTNKGNTVLIIEHNMDVIKMADYIFDIGPEGGKNGGKVIAKGTPEEVAKSKKSYTAEFLKKELH; this is translated from the coding sequence ATGGCTAAAACCGAAGATAATATAGAAGTATTAGGGGCTCGCGTCCATAATCTTAAAAATATTGATGTTAAAATCCCTAGAGAAAAACTAGTGGTGATTACAGGACTTTCAGGTTCGGGAAAATCCTCTCTTGCTTTCGATACTATTTATGCTGAGGGACAACGAAGATATATAGAAACATTTTCAGCTTACGCCCGGCAATTTCTTGGTGGCCTGGAGCGGCCAGATGTAGATAAAATTGAAGGTCTATCGCCAGTTATTGCTATTGAGCAAAAAACTACCAGTAAAAATCCTCGTAGTACGGTTGGGACTATTACCGAGATTTATGACTTTCTTCGTTTACTTTTTGCGCGTGCTGGAGATGCTTACAGTTATAAAACCGGCGAGAAAATGGTAAGCTATACCGATAGCCAGATTAAAGACCTTATTTTAAAAGATTTCCAGGGTCAAAAGGTTAGTGTACTCGCACCGGTAATTAAATCCAGAAAAGGCCATTATAGAGAGTTATTTGAGCAAATTGCTAAGCAGGGTTTTATAAAAGCAAGGGTAGATGGGGAAGTTCGGGACCTGGTGAAAGGAATGAAACTGGACCGGTACAAAACCCATGATATTGAAATTGTAATTGACCGCTTAAAAATTGACGATAAGACCGATGCCCAAAAACGTTTAGATGAAAGTATCAAAACGGCTATGTATCATGGGAGCGATACTCTTATGATCCTGGATCAGGAAACCGAAAAAGTACGTTACTTCAGTAGAAATTTAATGTGTCCTACTACCGGTATTTCCTACCCCAACCCTGAGCCAAATACCTTTTCATTTAACTCCCCTAAAGGAGCTTGCCCTAGCTGTAATGGAATAGGAACTTTATACCAGGTAAACCTGGATAAAATTATTCCAGATCATTCCAAGTCGATTAAAAATGGAGCTTTGGCTCCTCACGGACCTCAAAAGAAAAACTGGGTATTTTCTCAACTAGAATTAATTGCAGAAAGATGGGATTTTAAACTAACAGATCCTGTTTCTAAAATTCCCGAAGCTGCAATGAAGTTTATTCTTCACGGCGGGAAAGAAACATTTACTAAAGAGTCTAAAAGCCTGGGAGTAAACCGTGAGTTTAAGATCAATTTTGAAGGTGTAGCCACTTTTATTGAAACCACTTTTAATAATAACGACTCTACTTCACTAAGGCGCTGGGCAAAAGAATATATGGACAAAGTAGATTGTCCCGATTGCCAGAGTAGCAGACTTAGAAAGGAATCGCTTTATTTTAGAATTAATGATAAAAATATAGCCGAACTTTCTTCCATGGACATTGAGGATTTGGCGAAATGGTTCAAAGGATTAGAAAAGAAACTCAGCGAGAAACAAAACCAAATTGCCGCTGAGGTTATCAAAGAAATTAGAACAAGAATAGGTTTCCTAGTAGATGTTGGCCTTACCTATCTTTCGCTCAATCGTGGTTCAAAATCCCTTTCGGGTGGCGAAGCGCAACGAATTCGGCTGGCTACACAAATTGGTTCGCAATTGGTGGGTGTACTTTATATTTTAGATGAGCCCAGTATTGGTTTACATCAGCGGGATAATGAGAAACTTATCAATTCTTTAATCTCTTTACGCGATATCGGCAATTCTGTTATTGTGGTTGAACATGATAAAGATATGATAGAACGTGCCGATTATGTTATAGATATTGGCCCAAGAGCTGGTAAATACGGTGGAGAAATAATTAGTGAGGGTACTCCTTCAGAATTAAGAAAACACGATACTCTTACCGCTTCCTATTTAAACGGAAAGAAAGAAATTGAAATTCCCAAGGAAAGACGAAAAGGAAACGGAAAAAATATTGAGCTAAAAGGAGCTACCGGAAATAATCTTAAAAACGTTTCTATTAAAATTCCTTTAGGGAAAATGATCGCGGTTACCGGGGTTTCAGGAAGTGGAAAATCTACTTTAATAAACGAGACCCTCTACCCTATTATGAATGCTCATTATTTTAATGGGGTAAAAGAACCAAAATCTTATAAAACCATTAAAGGCCTAGATAATGCCGATAAGGTTATTGATATTAACCAAACACCAATTGGTAGAACTCCAAGATCTAACCCGGCTACCTATACCGGGGTATTTTCAGAAATTAGGAGTCTTTTTGCGAAAACACCTGAGTCGCTTATTCGTGGGTATAAACCAGGAAGATTCAGTTTTAACGTAAAAGGTGGACGATGTGAAACCTGTAGAGGTGGCGGATTAAGAGTTATTGAAATGAATTTCCTACCAGATGTTTACGTAGAATGCGAAACCTGCCAGGGAAAACGTTTTAATCGTGAAACTTTAGAAATTCGATATAAAGGAAAATCGATCGCTGATGTTTTGGAAATGACTATTAATGAAGCAACAAGTTTTTTTGAACCCATTCCCAAAATATATCGAAAACTAAAAACTATTAAAGATGTTGGTTTGGGATATATTACCTTGGGCCAGCAAAGTACCACCCTTTCTGGTGGGGAGGCGCAGCGAATAAAACTGGCTACCGAGCTTTCTAAAAGAGATACCGGCAATACTTTTTATATATTAGACGAACCAACCACAGGCCTACATTTTGAAGACATTCGTGTGTTGATGGATGTTTTAAATGAATTAACCAATAAAGGAAACACCGTCCTTATTATAGAACATAATATGGACGTTATAAAAATGGCCGATTATATATTTGATATTGGTCCTGAAGGTGGAAAAAATGGTGGAAAAGTAATCGCCAAAGGCACACCCGAAGAAGTGGCAAAATCGAAAAAAAGCTATACAGCTGAATTCCTTAAAAAAGAATTACATTAA
- a CDS encoding LuxR C-terminal-related transcriptional regulator: protein MITNKKQLLLITNKQSMVDCVQEGVSMQFELAHANSLHTGFNIALNLLPDVILLDYSSFRSGRNFKNIANFKSNHFLTKAWLVVYAEERFRAEAESRFRKVVDEFVYSPTIEALCGKIIKMVYTNRSLSNFWKDAFMGMFNLISKPVLLLDQNEIIAMNDAFKQSFRTSETKGLKLTDFVKCENVQKVKDSLRNFARGKHIKASTKTTLLLRNEKVRNARINFSKLNKNFGHQFVMFIDFVEENEVLNNEIGSASKDVEQCFEENSKLTEFKFTNREKEIIELLIKGYKTKDISEALFISPKTIEKHRSNIIKRTNSDTILESIIYAISHDLIDYQKV, encoded by the coding sequence ATGATAACAAACAAAAAACAGTTGTTGCTTATTACGAACAAGCAAAGTATGGTAGATTGTGTTCAGGAAGGGGTTAGTATGCAATTTGAGTTAGCTCATGCTAATTCTTTGCATACCGGTTTTAACATTGCACTAAACTTATTGCCAGATGTAATTCTATTAGATTATTCATCTTTTAGATCAGGCAGGAATTTTAAGAATATTGCTAATTTCAAATCAAATCATTTTCTTACAAAGGCGTGGCTTGTTGTGTATGCTGAAGAGCGTTTTAGGGCAGAGGCAGAGAGTAGGTTTAGAAAAGTAGTAGATGAGTTTGTTTATTCTCCTACTATAGAAGCGCTTTGTGGTAAAATTATTAAAATGGTTTATACTAACCGTTCACTTTCAAATTTTTGGAAAGATGCCTTTATGGGAATGTTTAATCTTATTTCAAAACCTGTATTGCTGCTGGACCAAAATGAAATTATAGCCATGAATGATGCTTTTAAGCAAAGCTTCAGAACATCAGAAACTAAGGGTTTAAAACTCACAGATTTTGTAAAATGTGAGAATGTTCAAAAAGTAAAAGATAGTTTAAGAAATTTTGCACGCGGAAAACACATAAAGGCATCTACGAAAACTACACTACTATTGAGGAATGAAAAGGTAAGAAATGCTCGTATCAATTTTTCAAAATTGAATAAAAACTTTGGGCATCAGTTCGTTATGTTCATAGATTTTGTTGAAGAAAATGAAGTTCTTAATAATGAAATTGGTTCGGCTTCTAAAGATGTTGAGCAATGTTTTGAAGAGAATAGCAAATTAACCGAGTTTAAATTCACCAATAGAGAGAAGGAAATTATAGAGCTACTTATTAAAGGATATAAAACTAAAGATATATCTGAAGCTTTATTCATTTCTCCTAAAACGATAGAAAAGCATCGTTCAAATATTATAAAGAGAACCAATTCTGATACGATCCTGGAAAGTATTATTTATGCTATTAGTCATGACCTTATAGATTACCAAAAAGTTTAG